CCTTGTTGAGCAATAGTCCTGGAATCAATGCGGAGCTGCTCATTCTGTATATCGCGTTGGCGTTGGCGTTTGCCTTTATCGGTGCCGGGGCGCTTTCGCTGGACCGGAAACTCTTTGCCGGGAAGCCAGCCCGGAAGTCGCGGCGCTAGGCGCCCTAGCGCCGTCCGGCCTGGAGACCCGCGCGGGCCATGGCGTCCGCGTAGGAGCGGCCCATTTCGATCAGCCATTCGGTCTGGCGTTCCTTGGACCCGGCGAAGGCCCGCCCGTGTAGCGAACGGGCCTTGTAGACCTTCAAGCCGCGGCGCCAGATCAGCTGGTTGTCGGTCTTGAGGAGCATTTGCGCCAAGCGGTTGGCTTCCGTTCCGTGGGCGACGATCGCCGAGGCGCGTGGAACGAGTTTGAGGAAAGCGAGGAGCGGCTTGAGGCCGGCCGCGACTTGGTCCGGAGTCAGCTTTCCGTTCGGCTCCCCGGGAGTGAACCACGGGTGGGTGTTCCACGGCATCATCCATTCCGGGCGCAGGCCGAGTTGGAACTGCAGGCCCAGTAGCCGGGTGGCGGCAGCGTCGTCGCCGGCCCAGACAACGCCGCGCGAGGAGGCCTCGCTGGTGTTGGAAAACAGGGTGACAATCCGGCAGTCCTCCACGGAGTGCATCGGATCCACGTAGGGGACCTCGAAGCCCGGGCGGAGCTTGCGGAGGAACTCCACATGCTCGTTGACCGGTGCGATGTGCGGGGCGAAGAAGGGGCTGCCCGGAATCGCGGGAGTCACGGCTTCTTCGGCGGCACCCGCTGCGGCGCTCGCCGGTTCGACGACGGGAGGTTCGACCGCGGCCGGCTCGACGACGGTTACCGTCGGTGTCTCTTCGACGAGGCGAGCTTCGACGGCGGCGACCGGTTCGGCGGTCAGAGCGGCCTCATGCACCACCCTGCGGGTAACGACCGGGCTGGCCT
This genomic interval from Arthrobacter sp. FW306-2-2C-D06B contains the following:
- a CDS encoding uracil-DNA glycosylase, coding for MHSVEDCRIVTLFSNTSEASSRGVVWAGDDAAATRLLGLQFQLGLRPEWMMPWNTHPWFTPGEPNGKLTPDQVAAGLKPLLAFLKLVPRASAIVAHGTEANRLAQMLLKTDNQLIWRRGLKVYKARSLHGRAFAGSKERQTEWLIEMGRSYADAMARAGLQAGRR